Genomic window (Cryptosporangium minutisporangium):
CGTCGGCGAGCGTGGTGACGTGATCGGCCACCTCGCGCAGCGCCTCCTCGGTGTACTCCACCACGTGGATGCCGCGGAGGAACGTCTGCACGGACAGGCCGGACGAGTGCCGCGCGCAGCCGCCGGTGGGCAGCACGTGGTTGGACCCGGCGCAGTAATCGCCGAGCGACACCGGCGACCACGCGCCGACGAAGATCGCCCCGGCGTTGCGCACCCGGGCCGCGACCGCACGGGCGTCGGCCGTCTGGATCTCCAGGTGCTCGGCCGCGTAGGCGTCCACCACCCGCAGACCCTGCTCCAGGTCGTCCACGAGCACGATGCCCGACTGCGGTCCGGACAGCGCGGCCTGCACGCGCTCGACGTGCTTGGTGACCGCGACCTGCCGCACGACCTCCGCGTCCACCGCGTCCGCCAGGGCCGTGGACGCCGTCACCAGCACCGAGGCGGCCGCCGGGTCGTGTTCGGCCTGGCTGATCAGGTCGGCGGCGACGTGCACCGGGTCGGCGGTGTCGTCGGCGAGCACCGCGATCTCGGTGGTGCCGGCCTCGGAGTCGATACCGATGACGCCGCGCAGCAGCCGCTTCGCGGCGGTGACCCAGATGTTGCCGGGCCCGGTCACGACGTCGACCGGCTCCACCGGGCCGGCTGCCCCCTCGGATCCGCTCAGCCCGGCCTCGGCCAGCCCGTACGCGAAGACCGCGATCGCCTGCGCACCGCCGACCGCGTAGACCTCGTCGACGCCGAGCAGCGCGCACGCCGCCAGGATCGTCGGGTGCGGAAGGCCACCGAACTCCTTCTGCGGCGGCGACGCGACAGCCAGCGACGGCACGCCCGCCTCCTGCGCCGGAACCACGTTCATCACGACGCTCGACGGGTAGACCGCGAGCCCACCCGGGACGTAGAGCCCGACCCGGCCGACCGGGACGAAGCGCTCGGTCACGGTGCCGCCGGGGACGACCCGGGTCGTGACGTCGGTGCGGCGCTGGTCGGCGTGGACGAGCCGGGCGCGGCGGATCGACTCCCGCAGTGCGTCCCGGACCGCGTCGTCGAGCCCGGCCTCCGCGGCCGCGATGGCCTCGGCCGGCACCCGCACCCCGGTCGCCTCCACACCGTCGAACCGCCGGGTGGCGTCGAGTACGGCCGGCAGACCCTGATGCGCGACCGCCTCCACCACCGGACGGACTTGCGCTACTGCGGAGTCCACGTCGAGGGCGGCGCGGGGCAGCACGCCCCGCAGGTCGGCAGCGGAACGGCTCGCCGCGCTGCCGCGCGCATCGGCAGCAGAGCTGCGGAGGTCGATTCGGGTCAGCACGGCTACGAGTCTACGGAGCGCACCGACCGGTTTCCCGCCGTGGTTGTGCTGCTCTCGTGAACACAGAGACCCGATCAATACTTTCCGCCACCTCAGGGCAGCACAGTGTGGTAACCGACGCAGCGTACGAGTTCGGCGCGCAGCGTTGCGGCTCCGCTCCTAGGCTGAACACGTGGCCGAGACCATTCCGCTGTTTCCGCTCGGCACCGTCCTGTTCCCGGGAGTGGTGCTCCCGCTGCACATCTTCGAGCCGCGTTACCGGGCACTGACCCGCGACCTGATGACCGCCGGGCCCGACGCGCGCCAGTTCGGCGTGTGCGCGATCCGGCAGGGCTGGGAGGTCGGCGACGACGCCGTGACCGCGCTCTACGAGGTGGGCTGCACCGCGGAACTCCGCCAGGTGCATCCGTACCGGGACGGACGCTTCGACGTGGTGACGGCCGGACGCGACCGGTTCCGCTTGCTCGAGGTCATACCCGCCGACGGAGACGTGCCGTACCTGCGCGGCCGGATCGAGCGGCTCCCGGAGGCGATCGCGGATGCCCGGACGGGTGAGGAAGCCGAGGTGCTGGCGGCCGGGGTCCGCGAGATCTTCGCCCGCTGCCGGACGTTGCTGCACGCGACGCTGCGAGCCGGGGAGAAGGCCCGGGAGGACGGTGTCGACAGCGCCGGACAGGCGGTGCTGCCCGCGCTACCGCTGCCCAGCGACCCCGCGATGCTGTCCTACCTGGTCGGCTCCGCGGCACCGCTCACGCTCGACGACCAGCAGAGCCTGCTGGCGATCGACGACCCGGTCGGACGGCTGCGACGGCAACTCCGGCTGCTGAAGCGTGAGGCGACGATGCTGTCCCGGCTGCACGCGGTGTCGGTGCCGCTCGCCCAGCTGCAGGTCGCCCAGTCGCCGAATTAGCGCGTCACTGGTCCGGCGGACGCCCTCCCCAGTGGCGGCCGTGCCCGCGGTTCAGCGCCGGGTCGACCTTGAGGTCGGGATATCGCGACCACGCCGCGACGACCACGTAGCCGAGCACCGCCACCAGCGGCTCCAGGAACAGCAGGCCGTGCGCGTTCAGCTTCACCGGCGTCGAGAACGTTCGTCCGGGTGCCGCATGCTGCAGCAGTGACTCGTACTCCTCGCGCCCCACCCAGGTGCCGACCTTCCAGCTGACCCAGGCACCGGCCAGGCACCCGAGCGCGAGGCCGAGCAGGACGATCGGGCCACGCCACGGGCGCGCCAGGTAGGCGGCGGGTCCGAGCACCAGCCCGACGACCAGCGCCAGCCCGCCGTAGGTGGCCTGCTGCCCGAACGCCGACTCGCCGTAGTACTCGGCGAGGATCGGTCCGTTCGTGGTCATCAGGACCGGGACGTGCGGTCCGATCCAGGCCCAGAGCACCCCGGTTCCGACGCCCAGCGCGACGACGATCCCGGCCAGCACCAGCGCGGCGACGACGTCCCGCAGGCTCACCGACGCCCGAAGGCCGGTCCACAGTGCGGCGGGTGTGAGCGCGAGAGGATCGTCCGGCTCGTCACCGGCGTGCCGGCGACGCACGACCGGAACCAACTCCGCGCCCGGCCGGGACACCCCATCGGACGGCCCACTCGCGGTCGGCGGCGTCGTCACGCCGTCCGACGAACTCGGCGATTCCTGGCGCACTGCTCAACCATAGTGCTCACCGCCCCCACCCCTGGACCAGGGCAGCGGACGCGTCCAGCCATGCCCGCCGGGTGATGTCGGCGATCTGCGAGAACACGATCGTCGAACCGGACTCCAGGGCAGGGTCGTACGGAATCACGGCGACCGCGCGCGTGCGGTGCGAGAAGTGTTCGGCGAGCTCCTCCAGCAGCGGGGACCGGATCGGGCTGGGGCAGCTCAGGATCGTGACGGCGTCCGCGACCAGGTCGGCGTGGCCGTCCTCCTCGAGCAGGTCGAGCATCCAGTCCGCGGTGAACGCCGCGTCCTCGCGGGGCAGCGTCGTCACCACCAACCGGTCGCTCTGCTCGATCACCGTCTTCCAGTTCGGGCTCTCGACGTTGTTGCCGGTATCCACGCACACGATGTCGTACGCGGCGGTCAGCAGCGCCATCAGCCGGCGCACGGTGTCCGGGTCGAGGTGCCGGGCGACGCGCGGGTCCTCGTCGCCTGCCAGCACGTCGAAGGAGCCGTCGGACGCGTGCCGCAGGTAGTTCTCCAGCACCTCGTGGATGCCGTGGCCCGCGTGGATCGCGTTCTCCACACCGGTGAGGTCGCTGATCAGGTGCTTGACCGTGCGGGCGTGCCGAGCGGTGCCCGCCCGCAGCCCGAGCGTGCCGCGCAGCTCGTTGTCGTCCCACGCGAGGACGCCGCCACCACGGACGCTGCCGAGCGTCGCGGCGGTGAGCACGGTGGCGGTCGTCTTGTGGACGCCGCCCTTGGGGTTGATGAACGCCACCGCCTTGGGCGCGCCGACGTCGGCGCGGACGATCTCGAGCGCCTGGTGGACCGGCACGGCGCCGACCAGCGGCGGAGGCGGCGGCGGGTCGGCCAGGATCGGCCCGTCACCGATCCGCTGCGCGGGCGGGGCCGGCGGCGCCAACGGAGGTGCCAGCGGCTGGGCGACGCCCACCGTGCGGGGACGGCTCCGGGATCGACCGAGTAACGCGCGCCAACGTCTGACCGCTTCGCCCCGGTCGGCGGGCTCACTCGGCCCCACCGGCACCTCCCACCCGTCTGGACGCCCCTGCGGTCAGATCACCCGGCCGCTGAGTCGCGATCCCCGCCGCATCGGCCAGGTCACCGCCAGCCTACGTACCTTCCGCCCCGTTGTGCTCGGTGGTCGGGATCCGGATCGTCATCCGACC
Coding sequences:
- the hisD gene encoding histidinol dehydrogenase, which gives rise to MLTRIDLRSSAADARGSAASRSAADLRGVLPRAALDVDSAVAQVRPVVEAVAHQGLPAVLDATRRFDGVEATGVRVPAEAIAAAEAGLDDAVRDALRESIRRARLVHADQRRTDVTTRVVPGGTVTERFVPVGRVGLYVPGGLAVYPSSVVMNVVPAQEAGVPSLAVASPPQKEFGGLPHPTILAACALLGVDEVYAVGGAQAIAVFAYGLAEAGLSGSEGAAGPVEPVDVVTGPGNIWVTAAKRLLRGVIGIDSEAGTTEIAVLADDTADPVHVAADLISQAEHDPAAASVLVTASTALADAVDAEVVRQVAVTKHVERVQAALSGPQSGIVLVDDLEQGLRVVDAYAAEHLEIQTADARAVAARVRNAGAIFVGAWSPVSLGDYCAGSNHVLPTGGCARHSSGLSVQTFLRGIHVVEYTEEALREVADHVTTLADAEDLPAHGAAVRARFGSRPEVATAGGPSQAGSPK
- a CDS encoding LON peptidase substrate-binding domain-containing protein — its product is MAETIPLFPLGTVLFPGVVLPLHIFEPRYRALTRDLMTAGPDARQFGVCAIRQGWEVGDDAVTALYEVGCTAELRQVHPYRDGRFDVVTAGRDRFRLLEVIPADGDVPYLRGRIERLPEAIADARTGEEAEVLAAGVREIFARCRTLLHATLRAGEKAREDGVDSAGQAVLPALPLPSDPAMLSYLVGSAAPLTLDDQQSLLAIDDPVGRLRRQLRLLKREATMLSRLHAVSVPLAQLQVAQSPN
- a CDS encoding DUF2567 domain-containing protein; translated protein: MRQESPSSSDGVTTPPTASGPSDGVSRPGAELVPVVRRRHAGDEPDDPLALTPAALWTGLRASVSLRDVVAALVLAGIVVALGVGTGVLWAWIGPHVPVLMTTNGPILAEYYGESAFGQQATYGGLALVVGLVLGPAAYLARPWRGPIVLLGLALGCLAGAWVSWKVGTWVGREEYESLLQHAAPGRTFSTPVKLNAHGLLFLEPLVAVLGYVVVAAWSRYPDLKVDPALNRGHGRHWGGRPPDQ
- a CDS encoding MinD/ParA family ATP-binding protein yields the protein MGVAQPLAPPLAPPAPPAQRIGDGPILADPPPPPPLVGAVPVHQALEIVRADVGAPKAVAFINPKGGVHKTTATVLTAATLGSVRGGGVLAWDDNELRGTLGLRAGTARHARTVKHLISDLTGVENAIHAGHGIHEVLENYLRHASDGSFDVLAGDEDPRVARHLDPDTVRRLMALLTAAYDIVCVDTGNNVESPNWKTVIEQSDRLVVTTLPREDAAFTADWMLDLLEEDGHADLVADAVTILSCPSPIRSPLLEELAEHFSHRTRAVAVIPYDPALESGSTIVFSQIADITRRAWLDASAALVQGWGR